In a genomic window of Dolichospermum sp. DET69:
- a CDS encoding tyrosine-type recombinase/integrase: MWLHGKSQATQDSYKRVANKFLTFVNKPLVNVGLDDLQQWVDSLSSNDNTKKTYSNIIKSLISFVYELGLIKYNVGKPLKTPKPKDALTERILTEQEITILIHSENNNRNKLILKMLYYCGLRATELSGLTWGDLSERGDGHGQATIYGKGSKTRVVIIPSNLYKELEQLRGDAGKAEPVFRSRQGKGFLTRAMIWEIVKKAAKRIGLDNPSPHWLRHGHASHSLDRGAPIHLVSQSLGHASVATTSRYLHAKPSDCSSLYLG, translated from the coding sequence ATGTGGCTACATGGTAAGAGTCAAGCTACTCAGGACAGTTACAAGCGCGTTGCTAATAAGTTTTTAACTTTTGTAAACAAACCACTTGTTAATGTTGGTTTAGATGATTTACAGCAGTGGGTAGATTCTTTAAGTTCTAATGACAACACTAAAAAGACTTATAGCAATATTATTAAGAGTCTAATTAGCTTTGTATATGAGTTAGGGTTGATTAAGTATAATGTTGGGAAACCCCTAAAAACTCCTAAACCTAAAGACGCTTTAACAGAACGGATTTTAACGGAACAGGAAATTACTATCCTGATTCACAGTGAGAACAATAACAGGAATAAACTGATCTTAAAGATGTTGTACTACTGCGGGTTACGTGCTACTGAGTTAAGCGGTTTAACTTGGGGTGATTTATCAGAGCGTGGTGATGGTCACGGTCAAGCCACTATATATGGTAAGGGTAGTAAAACCCGTGTGGTGATTATTCCCAGTAACTTGTATAAGGAATTGGAACAGTTAAGGGGTGATGCTGGTAAAGCCGAGCCGGTGTTCCGTAGTAGACAAGGTAAGGGTTTTTTAACCAGGGCGATGATTTGGGAGATAGTCAAAAAAGCTGCTAAGAGGATTGGACTTGATAACCCTAGTCCCCACTGGTTACGTCATGGACACGCTTCACACTCATTAGATAGGGGCGCACCTATTCATCTGGTTAGTCAAAGTTTGGGTCATGCTAGTGTTGCCACGACTTCACGGTATTTACACGCTAAACCGAGTGATTGTAGTAGTTTGTATTTGGGGTAG
- the cysC gene encoding adenylyl-sulfate kinase: MKKKRGFILWLTGLSGAGKSTLSKGIESLLKERGILVEVLDGDIVRTNLSKGLSFSKEDRDINVYRVGFVANLLSRNEVGVIVSLISPYRDVRNKLRNITTNFIEVYVNASLEVCEARDVKGLYLKARTGEIKGFTGIDDPYEEPLYPDIVCYTSVETIEESIAKVIGFLTEQNYLTDD, translated from the coding sequence ATGAAAAAAAAACGAGGTTTTATACTGTGGCTGACAGGACTCAGCGGTGCAGGCAAAAGTACACTTTCTAAGGGAATAGAGAGTTTACTCAAGGAACGCGGAATTTTAGTAGAAGTTCTGGATGGAGATATAGTCAGAACAAACCTTTCTAAAGGTCTGAGCTTTAGCAAAGAAGACCGCGATATTAATGTTTATCGTGTTGGTTTTGTTGCAAATCTACTGAGCCGAAATGAAGTAGGAGTAATTGTTTCTTTAATTAGTCCCTATCGAGATGTGAGAAATAAACTTCGTAATATAACAACAAATTTTATAGAAGTATATGTCAATGCTTCCTTAGAGGTTTGTGAAGCACGAGATGTAAAAGGTCTTTATCTAAAAGCCAGAACTGGAGAAATTAAAGGCTTTACTGGCATTGATGATCCTTATGAAGAACCACTTTATCCTGATATTGTTTGTTATACATCAGTCGAAACTATCGAAGAAAGTATAGCTAAGGTAATTGGTTTTCTCACAGAACAAAATTACCTTACAGATGATTAA